A genomic region of Stegostoma tigrinum isolate sSteTig4 chromosome 13, sSteTig4.hap1, whole genome shotgun sequence contains the following coding sequences:
- the pttg1 gene encoding securin yields the protein MAVRIFVEKENELLGNYTKNYPKLFSGSATVENSVLQTPRTGKVLTTTPRLQPSARKALGDVNCPLRAGSIPGHLLNKKPDRSHKRKNNAWIIKAAKPSENSSNLEPPKCSEKSEDYPEMETFIPYNPLDFEEFNVPKEHKLDHTCLAGLPLLFLEKEEALIEKVLNKIPSPPNWPSLVQESSLFDFDMHADILADLDEVELPTIEDDFL from the exons ATGGCAGTGAGAATATTTGTCGAGAAGGAAAATGAGTTACTCGGTAACTATACAAAGAACTACCCGAAGTTATTTTCTGGTTCGG CTACAGTTGAAAACTCTGTACTGCAGACTCCACGAACTGGAAAGGTGTTAACTACAACTCCTCGCTTACAACCATCTGCAAGAAAAGCTCTAGGGGATGTGAACTGTCCTTTACGAGCAGGCAGTATACCTGGTCACTTGCTGAATAAGAAACCAGATAGAAGCCACAAGAGGAAAAACAATGCTTGGATCATAAAAGCTGCCAAG CCCTCTGAAAACTCTTCCAATTTGGAACCACCAAAGTGCTCTGAAAAGTCTGAAGACTACCCTGAAATGGAAACTTTTATTCCATACAATCCCCTTG ATTTTGAGGAGTTTAATGTGCCAAAGGAACATAAACTTGATCACACTTGCCTGGCTGGTCTACCACTCCTCTTTCTTGAGAAAGAAGAAGCATTAATTGAAAAGGTGCTGAATAAAATCCCTTCACCTCCCAACTGGCCATCACTTGTACAAGAATCCA GCTTATTTGACTTCGACATGCATGCTGACATTTTGGCAGACTTGGATGAAGTTGAATTGCCGACAATTGAAGATGACTTCTTGTAA